The region ATATTGCCCATCATGAAATTGATTTAAAGAACTGGAAAGGTAATCTCAAGAATTCCGGCTTCTTGCCAGAAGAGCGGGCATGGCTTACCAATCTCTTCGATCAAGTGGGATATGTTGACGTATATCGCGAGCTAGAACCTAAAGCAACAGAAACTTGCTATACCTGGTGGAGCAATCGTGGCCAGGCTTATGCAAAAAACGTGGGGTGGCGCATTGACTATCACATCAGCACACCTTCAATAGCAGCTAGCGCTAAAAAAACAGCAGTCTACAAAGATGAGAAATTTTCAGATCACGCACCACTCACGGTAGATTACGACTGGAAGCTTTAATCTTGCTTGATTTGAACGATCTTGAAATGGATTGTGAGCCAAATTAATACCAAGACGGGGGCGCCAATAATCGCTGTACCGTAGAAAAAAGTCTGATAACCATAGTTATCTACGAACACCCCTGAGAAGCCCGCTAGCCATTTTGGCAACAGCAACATCATCGAGCTAAACAAGGCATATTGCGTTGCTGAATACCGAATATTGGTAAGAGATGACAAGAACGCTATAAAGGCTGCGCTAGCAATACCTGAGCTGAGATTGTCCGCAGAGATAACCCAAATCAAACCATGTAAATCATGGCCCTGGGTTGCTAGCCATGCAAACAATAAATTGCTGACCGCTGAAAGAATGGCGCCAACAAATAAGATTCTTAATACACCAAAGCGTAAAGTAAGTACACCACCTACAAAGGCTCCGACTAAAGTCATCACCACGCCAAATACTTTGCTGACTGCGGCGACTTCATCCTTGGTATAGCCCATGTCTACATAGAACGGGTTCGCCATAATGCCCATCACCACATCGCTAATTCGGTAAATAGCAATCAAAGACAAAATCAAAACGGCGTGCCAGCGGTAGCGCTGAATAAATTCAGCGAAGGGCTCAACCAATGTTTGATAGAGCCATGCTTTGGCATTGCGCGCTTTTGCTAACTCATATTGAACTGGCTCTTTACTAAACAGGGTTGTTAAGACCCCAACCCCGATTGATCCAGCCATGCATAAATAAGCAAATTGCCAGGCACTCGCATCGTAACCACCGCCAGTCTCAACTCGTGCGGCGAGCCATAAAACACCGGCACCCGCCCAAATTAAAGCCAGTCGATATCCTGTTTGATAGGTTGCGGCTAAAGCGGCTTGATGATCACTATTGGCCGATTCGATTCGGAAAGCATCCAATGCAATGTCTTGAGTAGCAGAACCAAAAGCAACGAGTAAGGCACACCAGACCACCGAGTTGAGAGCCAACTTTGGATCCATCGTAGACATACTGACCAAACCCAAAATGATGAGGGCCTGGGCAAAGATCAACCAACTTCTTCTGCGACCCAAGAGCTTGGTGAGAAAAGGAATTTTTAAACGATCAACTAAAGGCGCCCAAACCCACTTAAAGGCATAAATCAATCCAACCCAAGTGAGATAGCCAATCGTGCTCCGATCAATCCCCGCCTCTCTAAGCCAAAAGCTCAAAGTTCCCAGAATTAATAAGAGTGGTAAGCCAGCAGAGAAACCCAAAAAGAGCATGCGTAAACAAGGCCATTCGAGATAAACCCGAAAGTCTTTGAAATACGATTGAACCACCAGTAATGCTTTATTAAGCACGGCGTACGCGGAATAGCGCTAGGCTACCAAAAAGGTTTGGCAGCAAAGTGACTTGTCGACCCTCATGCAAAATGCATTGATCCACTATTTTTAGCCCAAGACTAGACGCTAACTTTTCAAAATCAGCCACAGTAAGAACGCGCACATTAGGAGTGTTGTACCACTGATAAGGCAGGCTTTTAGATACCGGCATATGACCAAGCCCTACCGCTAAACGATGAGACCAGTGGCCAAAGTTTGGAAATGACACTACAGACTCTTTGCCCACACGCACCACTTCACGCAAGATTTTTTCAGTTTGATGGATAGTCTGTAAAGTCTGTGACAAAACCACTGTATCAAAACTGTTGTCCTCAAAAAGCGCTAATCCGCCTTCAAGATTTTGTTGAATGACATTCAAGCCTTTTTGTACGCACGATAAAACGCGTGCATCATCAATCTCTACTCCGTAGGCATGTACTGGTTTTTGTTTGTGCAAGAAATCCAAAAAACTGCCATCGCCACAGCCCAAATCAAGTACCTGGCTATTGGGGGCAATCCAATTGGCAATAGCCGCAAAGTCAGCGCGTTTATTCAGGCTACTCACGATTGAACCTCACGCATTTGCTTGAAATATGCCCTGACGAGATTGTGATATCGCTCATCATCCAATAAGAAAGCATCATGACCGTGTGGTGCATCGATTTCAGCGTAACTGACTTCGCTCTTATTGCTCAGCAAAGATTGCACAATTTCACGACTACGATTTGGCGGGAAGCGCCAATCTGTTGAGAAGCTCACAACCAAAAACTTAGCTTGCACTTCAGCTAAGGCACGATTGAGGCTGCCCTCATAACGGCGTGATGGATCAAAATAATCTAGGGCCCGAGTAATAAGTAGATAAGTATTGGCATCAAAGTAAGTTGAGAATTTATCACCTTGATGACGCAAATAACTTTCAACCTCAAATTCCACATCGAAACTAAAACGATAGTCATTAGACTCGCCATTAGGGCGTTGCAATTCGCGGCCAAATTTCTCGGCCATATCGTCATCTGATAAATAAGTAATGTGGCCAACCATCCGCGCCAATCTCAAACCACGTTTTGGTACAACGCCATGCTCGTAATAGTTTCCCCCGTGAAAATCAGGGTCAGACAAAATGGCATTGCGTGCCACTTCGTTAAATGCGATGTTTTGCGCACTCAATTTAGGGGTAGATGCGATCACAACACAGTGGTCTATGCGCTTGGGGAATTGAATGGCCCAAGCCATAGCCTGCATGCCGCCAAGACTTCCACCCATCACTGCAGCAAATTTACGAATACCTAATTTATCAGCAAGGCGGGCTTGGGTATTCACCCAATCCTCTACCGTCACCACCGGAAAATCAGCGCCGTAAGGCTTGCCTGTTCCCGGATTAATGCTCATTGGCCCAGTAGAGCCAAAACAAGAGCCTAAATTATTAATGCCAATGACAAAAAAATGATCAGTGTCTACAGGCTTGCCCGGCCCAATCATGTTGTCCCACCAACCAATATCAGCAGGATCATCAGGGCTAGGGCCTGCTACATGATGAGACGCATTTAATGCATGACATATCAGAACTGCATTGCTTTTATCCGCATTGAGTTTGCCGTAGGTTTCGATGACTAAGTCATAGCCAGACAACATGGCGCCACTCTGCAAAGGGAGGGGCTCAGCAAAATGAATGGTATTTCTAGAGAGGTGTAACTCGCTCATTCTGACAATAGAAGGCGCAAACTAACATCGGAGGCTTCCGTTGGGAGCTTCTTAAATCCGCTACGCGCAAAACGATGCCAACGGCCTAAAACAAAACTCATCAACATGGCAGCGCGAATACTAACCTCTTCTTGACCCAGCTGCGCCCAGTTACCACCTTGGGTTTGAGCAATGCGCAGGGCCTGCTTAAGAGAAGCCTCAACACGATCCAGCACTTGAGTAATACGCTCCTGCAAGCGATCGTCTTCTTGTAATAAAGCATCGCCCAATAAAACACGCGTCATGCCTGGATTCTTTTCTGCAAAGTACAAGAGCATCTGCAAGATGCCTCGTGCCTGCGCAAGACCCGATTCTTCTTTTTGATTAATCTGATTAATCAAGCCGAAAACAGTTTGCTCAATAAAAGAAATCAGCCCCTCAAACATTTGCGCTTTACTAGCGAAATGCCGATACAAGGCAGCTTCAGAAACATCAATCTTGGCAGCTAAGGCTGCGGTAGTAACCCGCTCACCCTTAGGGTTCTGCAACATCTCTGCTAGCACTTGCAGAATTTGAAGACGGCGTTCGCCTGGGCGTGGTCGCTTACGAGCTTTACCAGCGTCAGCATTGCTGTCGTTGATGTTTGCTGGATCTAAAGATTCACGCATGCTTATTTAGATGCCTACTTATCTAGAGCGAATCATCGTACCGAAAGCTTGCTCGGTCAGAATTTCTAACAATAAGGAATGCTCAATACGGCCATCAATAATGTGCACTGAATTGACACCGCTCTTGGCCGCATCTAATGCAGAAGAAATTTTCGGCAACATACCGCCCGAGATCGTACCGTCAGCAAACAGTGCATCAATTTCTCGCGCAGTTAAATCTGTCAGCAGCTTTCCGTCTTTATCCATCACGCCAGGAATATTGGTCATCATGACCAACTTCTCTGCGTGCAGAATTTCAGCCATCTTGCCAGCCACTAAGTCAGCATTGATGTTGTAAGCCTGACCTTCTGCACTAAAACCGATAGGAGAAATCACCGGGATAAATGCATCATCTTGGAGGGCCTTAACAACAGCAGGGTTAATTGCCTCAATTTCACCAACAAAACCGATGTCTATTTTTTTACCTGGCTCTGCATCACTCGGAATCATCATTTTTTTAGCATGAATCAATCCACCGTCTTTACCAGTGAGGCCAACAGCCTGGCCACCAAAGTGGTTAATCAACATCACAATGTCTTGTTGCACTTCACCACCTAGAACCCATTCCACTACTTCCATGGTTTCTTCATCGGTTACGCGCATACCCTGGATAAAAGTACCGGTCTTACCAATCTTCTTCAAGGCCTCATCAATTTGTGGGCCTCCGCCATGAACCACTACAGGGTTCATACCGACGAGTTTTAACAAGATAACGTCGCGCGCAAAACTTTCTTTGAGGCGCTCTTCTACCATCGCGTTTCCGCCGTACTTAATCACAATAGTCTTGCCGTGATACGCGCGAATGTAAGGCAGCGCTTCAGCAAGAATCTCCGCCTTTAATAAAGGGGAGATATCACTAATAGTTGGTAAATGCTTAGTCATCGCTACTTAAAATTTATTCGCCAAATAATTTTTGACGGAGTTCACGACGCTCTTGAGCTTCAAGAGATAAATTGGCTGTAGGCCTTGCAATTAAACGGTTTAAGCCAATGGGCTCACCGGTTTCTTCACACCAACCGTAGTCACTAGATTCAATGCGCGCTAATGCTTGTTCTACTTTTTTAAGCAGCTTGCGTTCACGATCGCGGGTACGCAATTCTAATGCATGTTCTTCTTCAATCGTTGCACGATCTGCCGGATCAGGCACCAAAATATTTTCACGCAGATGCTCTGTTGTCTCGGAAGCATTCTTCAAGATGTCATCTTTAAGGGTGAGTAATTTTTGACGGAAAAAATCCAACTGGGCAGCATTCATATAGTCCTTATCAGACATCTTGAGCAATTCTGCTTCAGTGAGTGGCGCACCTTTTACGGCTTTGGCGCTCGCAGCTTTGCTGCTAGCTTTTGCCGCAGTTGCTGGTTTTGTTGCTGTTTTTACCGTCATTTCATTCTTTCCTAGATTTGAAGCATTATTGCCTCATTCTGCCAAACTTTTACTACCACTTAATCAATATTCATCAATATTGCCCGTGGCGGCGGATTGTACCCGAATCTAGCTAAGCCAAACATCCCTCAAGCCCAGCCAGTAGGGTGTCCTTAGGTAAATCGATACCGATAAAGACCATTCGGGTTTGCTTACGCTCAGTACCCCATGGACCAGCTAAATCGCTGCCCATCATCTGATGAACGCCCTGGAACACGACTTTTCGGTTACTTCCCTTTACATAGAGCACGCCTTTATAGCGCAACATCTTCTCCCCAAAGACCTCCAAAATGCCCCCCAAGAAGTCTTCCAACTTTTTGTGGTCAAAGGGTTTATCACTACGAAAAACGAAGGATTGGATGCGGTCTGTGTGGCCTGCATGGCCATGATGGTGGTCATGACTGTGGTCATGACCGCAGGTGCTGTGATCGTGATCGTGACTATGGTCGTGACCACAATCAGCATGATCGTGGTCATCTTGCTCGAGAAAATGAGGGTCAATGTCCAGCTTGGCATTCAGATTGAAGCCCTTGAGGTCCAAAACTGCATTCAAAGGCACGATACCCTTAGAAATGCCTGCAATAGGTGCCCTAGGATTCATGTGCATAAGGCGATTGCGCAATGCATCTACTTCAGCAGGAGTTACCAAGTCTGTCTTGGTAATAAAAATTTGATCTGCAAAGCCAACTTGGCGTTGAGCCTCTTCATGCTCATTAAGCTGTTGTTGGCCATGTTTGGCATCCACCAAAGTCACCACAGCATCCAAAACATAGTGGTCGGCAACGTCATCATCCATAAAGAAAGTTTGGGCTACCGGGCCTGGATTGGCAACACCAGTGGTTTCAATGACAACGCGATCAAAGCTGATCTTTTTATTTTTGCGTTGTTCCCAAAGCTCATTTAATGCATCTACCAGATCGCCACGAATAGTGCAGCAAATACAACCATTGCTCATTTGCACAATATTTTCTTGGTTGTCCTGAACCAAAATATCGTTGTCAATATTTTCTTCGCCGAACTCATTCTCAATCACGGCAATTTTTTTACCATGCTCTTCAGTCAAAATGTGTTTGAGCAATGTTGTTTTGCCACTTCCTAAGAAGCCCGTCAAAATGGTTACCGGAATTAATGCCATGAATGATCCAATCAAAATCTAAAAGCCATAAGTTCCCAAAGCGGGAAACCTTCTATCTTACCGAGTTCCTCAGCCTTTACCAGCCTTTGCACGCGGATGCGC is a window of Polynucleobacter asymbioticus QLW-P1DMWA-1 DNA encoding:
- a CDS encoding AmpG family muropeptide MFS transporter; translated protein: MLNKALLVVQSYFKDFRVYLEWPCLRMLFLGFSAGLPLLLILGTLSFWLREAGIDRSTIGYLTWVGLIYAFKWVWAPLVDRLKIPFLTKLLGRRRSWLIFAQALIILGLVSMSTMDPKLALNSVVWCALLVAFGSATQDIALDAFRIESANSDHQAALAATYQTGYRLALIWAGAGVLWLAARVETGGGYDASAWQFAYLCMAGSIGVGVLTTLFSKEPVQYELAKARNAKAWLYQTLVEPFAEFIQRYRWHAVLILSLIAIYRISDVVMGIMANPFYVDMGYTKDEVAAVSKVFGVVMTLVGAFVGGVLTLRFGVLRILFVGAILSAVSNLLFAWLATQGHDLHGLIWVISADNLSSGIASAAFIAFLSSLTNIRYSATQYALFSSMMLLLPKWLAGFSGVFVDNYGYQTFFYGTAIIGAPVLVLIWLTIHFKIVQIKQD
- the metW gene encoding methionine biosynthesis protein MetW translates to MSSLNKRADFAAIANWIAPNSQVLDLGCGDGSFLDFLHKQKPVHAYGVEIDDARVLSCVQKGLNVIQQNLEGGLALFEDNSFDTVVLSQTLQTIHQTEKILREVVRVGKESVVSFPNFGHWSHRLAVGLGHMPVSKSLPYQWYNTPNVRVLTVADFEKLASSLGLKIVDQCILHEGRQVTLLPNLFGSLALFRVRRA
- the metX gene encoding homoserine O-succinyltransferase MetX; amino-acid sequence: MSELHLSRNTIHFAEPLPLQSGAMLSGYDLVIETYGKLNADKSNAVLICHALNASHHVAGPSPDDPADIGWWDNMIGPGKPVDTDHFFVIGINNLGSCFGSTGPMSINPGTGKPYGADFPVVTVEDWVNTQARLADKLGIRKFAAVMGGSLGGMQAMAWAIQFPKRIDHCVVIASTPKLSAQNIAFNEVARNAILSDPDFHGGNYYEHGVVPKRGLRLARMVGHITYLSDDDMAEKFGRELQRPNGESNDYRFSFDVEFEVESYLRHQGDKFSTYFDANTYLLITRALDYFDPSRRYEGSLNRALAEVQAKFLVVSFSTDWRFPPNRSREIVQSLLSNKSEVSYAEIDAPHGHDAFLLDDERYHNLVRAYFKQMREVQS
- the slmA gene encoding nucleoid occlusion factor SlmA, with translation MRESLDPANINDSNADAGKARKRPRPGERRLQILQVLAEMLQNPKGERVTTAALAAKIDVSEAALYRHFASKAQMFEGLISFIEQTVFGLINQINQKEESGLAQARGILQMLLYFAEKNPGMTRVLLGDALLQEDDRLQERITQVLDRVEASLKQALRIAQTQGGNWAQLGQEEVSIRAAMLMSFVLGRWHRFARSGFKKLPTEASDVSLRLLLSE
- the argB gene encoding acetylglutamate kinase — encoded protein: MTKHLPTISDISPLLKAEILAEALPYIRAYHGKTIVIKYGGNAMVEERLKESFARDVILLKLVGMNPVVVHGGGPQIDEALKKIGKTGTFIQGMRVTDEETMEVVEWVLGGEVQQDIVMLINHFGGQAVGLTGKDGGLIHAKKMMIPSDAEPGKKIDIGFVGEIEAINPAVVKALQDDAFIPVISPIGFSAEGQAYNINADLVAGKMAEILHAEKLVMMTNIPGVMDKDGKLLTDLTAREIDALFADGTISGGMLPKISSALDAAKSGVNSVHIIDGRIEHSLLLEILTEQAFGTMIRSR
- the dksA gene encoding RNA polymerase-binding protein DksA yields the protein MSDKDYMNAAQLDFFRQKLLTLKDDILKNASETTEHLRENILVPDPADRATIEEEHALELRTRDRERKLLKKVEQALARIESSDYGWCEETGEPIGLNRLIARPTANLSLEAQERRELRQKLFGE
- a CDS encoding CobW family GTP-binding protein, with protein sequence MALIPVTILTGFLGSGKTTLLKHILTEEHGKKIAVIENEFGEENIDNDILVQDNQENIVQMSNGCICCTIRGDLVDALNELWEQRKNKKISFDRVVIETTGVANPGPVAQTFFMDDDVADHYVLDAVVTLVDAKHGQQQLNEHEEAQRQVGFADQIFITKTDLVTPAEVDALRNRLMHMNPRAPIAGISKGIVPLNAVLDLKGFNLNAKLDIDPHFLEQDDHDHADCGHDHSHDHDHSTCGHDHSHDHHHGHAGHTDRIQSFVFRSDKPFDHKKLEDFLGGILEVFGEKMLRYKGVLYVKGSNRKVVFQGVHQMMGSDLAGPWGTERKQTRMVFIGIDLPKDTLLAGLEGCLA